The following are encoded together in the Culex pipiens pallens isolate TS chromosome 1, TS_CPP_V2, whole genome shotgun sequence genome:
- the LOC120420411 gene encoding E3 ubiquitin-protein ligase TRAIP-like → MHPACIICLRAYIESQNVVSTHCGHIFHQKCIVKWFNRNQTCPDCQYQAYSKPLKQVHLRPVEIKPNDSVQLQEEIERLKIQNRVKDFTIAKLRELLPNYERRTEELTKLNADYQKLRRELHNATRQCASLEQQQRDAERRCRRTQTELERMQKMLNRLPVKLPLVSNVSTPGIITAGHRKLALSLPRPPSADFQNIPKKRPGISAQAIKRKPPQSLLSQVAEIFRDPELYQYMTEPDLDDTFEMGQFPEERPRSPTRQQAGKQRKATGGGVPLHRSAHQL, encoded by the exons ATGCACCCAGCCTGTATAATCTGTCTTCGTGCATACATAGAGAGTCAGAACGTGGTGTCGACACACTGTGGCCACATCTTCCACCAGAAGTGCATTGTTAAGTGGTTCAATCG AAACCAAACGTGCCCAGACTGCCAATATCAAGCGTACAGTAAACCACTGAAGCAGGTTCACCTCCGGCCGGTTGAGATCAAACCAAACGACAGTGTCCAGCTTCAAGAAGAAATTGAAcgactaaaaattcaaaaccgcGTTAAAGACTTCACGATCGCCAAACTGCGCGAGCTACTGCCGAACTACGAGAGGCGTACAGAAGAA TTGACAAAGTTGAACGCAGACTACCAGAAGCTGCGCCGAGAGCTGCACAACGCGACAAGGCAATGTGCCTCAttagagcagcagcagcgcgaTGCCGAGAGGCGGTGCCGGCGGACTCAAACGGAGCTGGAGCGAATGCAAAAGATGTTAAATCGATTGCCTGTTAAACTGCCGCTAGTTAGCAATGTCTCTACCCCAGGGATCATAACAGCGGGACACCGTAAGCTCGCTCTGAGCCTTCCTCGGCCTCCGTCG GCTGACTTCCAGAACATACCGAAAAAGCGGCCCGGCATCAGTGCGCAAGCCATTAAGAGGAAACCACCTCAAAGCTTGCTGTCACAAGTTGCTGAGATTTTTCGCGACCCGGAACTGTATCAGTACATGACGGAACCAGACTTGGACGATACGTTCGAAATGGGCCAGTTCCCGGAGGAAAGACCACGATCGCCGACAAGGCAACAGGCCGGAAAGCAACGTAAGGCTACCGGCGGCGGCGTCCCGCTGCACCGTAGTGCGCACCAGCTGTAA